TGCCTCGCACGGGTCGAATGCATCGGCATACAGGTTCGCGACCGTCGCGACATGGCCGCCCGCGCGCCAGGCGTCGGCCGCCGTGCGGGCGAGTGTGGCGTTGAACGACTGCGGTTCGGGATGGGCGACGACGATCAGCACATGCATGGCGCGCTCCGGGAGTGTGCGACGATGATGGCCGGCGGCAGTGGGGCCGCGCAATCACGCACCCGGAGGTAACCATGGCATTTCCCGGCGACGTCTATGCGGCGGACTGCTCGGCGCGCGATGCGCTGGCGCTGGTCGCCGGCAAGTGGTCGCTGCTGATCCTGCCGGCGCTGGCCGAGCGGCCGCTGCGCAACGGCGAGCTGCTCAAGCGTATCGGCGGGATTTCCCAGAAGGTGCTGACGCAGACGCTGCGCGAACTGGAGCGCAACGGGCTGATCGAACGCACCGCGGT
This region of Burkholderia contaminans genomic DNA includes:
- a CDS encoding winged helix-turn-helix transcriptional regulator, translating into MAFPGDVYAADCSARDALALVAGKWSLLILPALAERPLRNGELLKRIGGISQKVLTQTLRELERNGLIERTAVAARRAHVEYRLTAVAGSLVETLVALDRWAERHFPELDAARERYDASVQNMR